GGCTGCAGGAATTTCAGAAAACGATTCCGGCCCGGTCTTTTTTCCCGGTGGCCTGACAGACTGCCGCGAGGAAAGGGTCATAGTCACCCTGCGGGGTTCAATGGCATCAGGACGGCCCTCCCCGGCCCAATTGAATTCCGCCTGAAACAGGAATATATGGGCACAGAAGGAAACAGCCAATGCCGCTATTATCCGGTATTGTCTACTTGTCATCCGCCTGCATGGAAATCCGGCTCAAACCGGCCTGATTAATCCGGTCAAGCACAGTAAAAATCTGTTGGTAATCAATACTGCTGTCGGCAAAAAACAACACGCCGGGTTCAATTCCCGGCTGTAAAATCCGCATTTCATCGGCTCTTATTTTCAAATATCTGCTGAGTTCACTGATCAGTACAGGTGTTTCATCAACAAAAATCCTTGCCTCCTCGCCGGCAACCGGCGCCTGGATGGTTACTGAAAGAATCAGGTCTCTTTCAAGAATTGCCGCAGTGGAACTGGGAAGATCAACCGGCAGACCGCGATGCACGGCCATTGAAAGCATGGTGTAGATAAAGACCACCAGGAGGAGAAAAACAATATCGATGAGCGGCAGCATCTCTATTCGGGCTTTTCTGCGAACCGGGATCGAAAGTCTCATTCTTCCTCCAGGGACCGCTCATTTTTCTCCCGGAGTTTTTCAAAAACGATTTCCAGGCTGGTGGAGTATTTTTCTATGGTGTGGGCGGCCTTTTCCATTCTTGAATTAAAATAATTAAACGGGAACACGGAAAAAATCGCAATCCCCAGGCCGGTTGCCGTGGTGATCAGCGCCTGGGCGACGCCTGCGGTAACCGCTCTTGGATTCTCAATGCCTTCAGTGCCGAGCATGTCAAATGAGTTGATTATGCCGATTACGGTGCCGAAGATGCCAAGGAGCGGCGCCACGGTGATCATCGTATCAAGAATTCCCATGTATCGCTGCATGCGCTTGAGTTCATCGGTCGCAGCGGATTCCATTGCCTTGCCCATGGAATAATCCCGGTGCACAATGCCGGCAACCAGAATCCTGATCACATAATCCTTTGAGCCTTTAATCTTCTGACGCACACCATCCCAGTCTCCCAGACGACAGAGTTCGAGCACTTCATCAAGAAGCTTCCGGTCCCGCTGCAGCTCGATGCCCACCCAGAAAATCATCCGCTCGATTACCACGAACAGCACGAGAAATGAACATATCAACAACGGGTACATCACCGGTCCGCCGCTTTTAAAAATCTCAAACATCCTATTGATCCTCGATTCTGGTTTCGGAGGCAGAAAAAGAATTCTGCCCCCGCAGTATATACCGATTTACTTCTAATACTCGTAGGTGGCGCTCAAAAACAGCGATCGCCCGGCACCAGGATAGGGTTGCCGGGTCGTTGCCCACGATTCATCCGTAAAGGAGGCATAATAGGTGTCGTACCCACTATCAAAGAGATTAGTCCCGATCAACGAAATACGCAAATGATCGGCAACAACCTGATCGATTTTCAGATCCATGGTCCAGTATGAGTCAAGTTCAAGTTCCGGAGTAATATCAAAATTACTTGCATAATAACCGGGCCGCGCCCCCACATAATTCACCGTAACCACAGAAGTCAGTCCAAAATCGGTAAAATATTTCAGACTGCCCTTAAACTGCCGATCCGCCTTGTATAATGCCGGCCTTGAGGCCTCGGGCGCCCGCTCTTCTTCAGCATCCAGCAAAGTAAGATTAAGATCCAGTGAAACATTGTAATAAGGCCCGATATTGGCATTCATCTCCCAGCCGGTTGCCTGGTAACTGTCGATATTTGACGGGGTCCAGTAATTCCAGCCGAAACCCGTGGGCTCATTCGGGTCTTCAGCCCAGTTGATCTTATCGTTAATATTCCACTTGAAATAGGAAATCGACACGAACAGCCGATCATCCATAGCGCTCTGCTCAACGGTGAAATCAGTATGCCAGCCGGTTTCAGGTTTGAGATCCGGGTTGCCTTTGGTGAAAGAACCATCATCCGGCC
The genomic region above belongs to Pseudomonadota bacterium and contains:
- a CDS encoding MotA/TolQ/ExbB proton channel family protein; translation: MFEIFKSGGPVMYPLLICSFLVLFVVIERMIFWVGIELQRDRKLLDEVLELCRLGDWDGVRQKIKGSKDYVIRILVAGIVHRDYSMGKAMESAATDELKRMQRYMGILDTMITVAPLLGIFGTVIGIINSFDMLGTEGIENPRAVTAGVAQALITTATGLGIAIFSVFPFNYFNSRMEKAAHTIEKYSTSLEIVFEKLREKNERSLEEE
- a CDS encoding biopolymer transporter ExbD, which translates into the protein MRLSIPVRRKARIEMLPLIDIVFLLLVVFIYTMLSMAVHRGLPVDLPSSTAAILERDLILSVTIQAPVAGEEARIFVDETPVLISELSRYLKIRADEMRILQPGIEPGVLFFADSSIDYQQIFTVLDRINQAGLSRISMQADDK